The following coding sequences lie in one Eschrichtius robustus isolate mEscRob2 chromosome 10, mEscRob2.pri, whole genome shotgun sequence genomic window:
- the STMN4 gene encoding stathmin-4 isoform X3, with protein sequence MTLAAYKEKMKELPLVSLFCSCFLADPLNKSSYKYEADTVDLNWCVISDMEVIELNKCTSGQSFEVILKPPSFDGVPEFNASLPRRRDPSLEEIQKKLEAAEERRKYQEAELLKHLAEKREHEREVIQKAIEENNNFIKMAKEKLAQKMESNKENREAHLAAMLERLQEKDKHAEEVRKNKELKEEASR encoded by the exons ATGACCCTCGCAG CCTACAAAGAGAAGATGAAGGAGCTCCCGCTGGTGTCCTTGTTCTGCTCCTGTTTCCTGGCAGACCCCCTGAATAAGTCATCCTATAAATATGAAG CAGACACGGTGGACCTGAACTGGTGTGTAATTTCCGACATGGAAGTCATCGAGCTGAACAAATGCACCTCTGGCCAGTCCTTTGAAGTCATCCTGAAGCCACCCTCCTTTGATGGGGTGCCCGAGTTCAATGCCTCCCTCCCCAGGAGGCGAGACCCATCGCTGGAAGAAATCCAGAAGAAGCTGGAAGCGgctgaggagagaaggaag TACCAGGAAGCTGAGCTCCTGAAGCACCTGGCAGAGAAGCGAGAACATGAGCGGGAGGTGATCCAAAAAGCCATTGAGGAAAACAACAACTTCATCAAGATGGCAAAGGAAAAACTGGCTCAGAAGATGGAATCCAATAAGGAGAACCGGGAGGCCCACCTTGCCGCCATGTTGGAACGGCTGCAAGAGAAG gaCAAGCACGCGGAGGAGGTGCGGAAAAACAAGGAGCTGAAGGAGGAGGCCTCCCGGTAA
- the STMN4 gene encoding stathmin-4 isoform X4 has product MTLAAYKEKMKELPLVSLFCSCFLADPLNKSSYKYEDTVDLNWCVISDMEVIELNKCTSGQSFEVILKPPSFDGVPEFNASLPRRRDPSLEEIQKKLEAAEERRKYQEAELLKHLAEKREHEREVIQKAIEENNNFIKMAKEKLAQKMESNKENREAHLAAMLERLQEKDKHAEEVRKNKELKEEASR; this is encoded by the exons ATGACCCTCGCAG CCTACAAAGAGAAGATGAAGGAGCTCCCGCTGGTGTCCTTGTTCTGCTCCTGTTTCCTGGCAGACCCCCTGAATAAGTCATCCTATAAATATGAAG ACACGGTGGACCTGAACTGGTGTGTAATTTCCGACATGGAAGTCATCGAGCTGAACAAATGCACCTCTGGCCAGTCCTTTGAAGTCATCCTGAAGCCACCCTCCTTTGATGGGGTGCCCGAGTTCAATGCCTCCCTCCCCAGGAGGCGAGACCCATCGCTGGAAGAAATCCAGAAGAAGCTGGAAGCGgctgaggagagaaggaag TACCAGGAAGCTGAGCTCCTGAAGCACCTGGCAGAGAAGCGAGAACATGAGCGGGAGGTGATCCAAAAAGCCATTGAGGAAAACAACAACTTCATCAAGATGGCAAAGGAAAAACTGGCTCAGAAGATGGAATCCAATAAGGAGAACCGGGAGGCCCACCTTGCCGCCATGTTGGAACGGCTGCAAGAGAAG gaCAAGCACGCGGAGGAGGTGCGGAAAAACAAGGAGCTGAAGGAGGAGGCCTCCCGGTAA
- the STMN4 gene encoding stathmin-4 isoform X2 gives MTLAAYKEKMKELPLVSLFCSCFLADPLNKSSYKYEGWCGRECRRKDESQRRDSTDWRERREQADTVDLNWCVISDMEVIELNKCTSGQSFEVILKPPSFDGVPEFNASLPRRRDPSLEEIQKKLEAAEERRKYQEAELLKHLAEKREHEREVIQKAIEENNNFIKMAKEKLAQKMESNKENREAHLAAMLERLQEKDKHAEEVRKNKELKEEASR, from the exons ATGACCCTCGCAG CCTACAAAGAGAAGATGAAGGAGCTCCCGCTGGTGTCCTTGTTCTGCTCCTGTTTCCTGGCAGACCCCCTGAATAAGTCATCCTATAAATATGAAG GCTGGTGTGGGAGAGAGTGTAGGAGAAAAGATGAAAGCCAGCGGAGAGACAGTACTGactggagagaaagaagagagcagg CAGACACGGTGGACCTGAACTGGTGTGTAATTTCCGACATGGAAGTCATCGAGCTGAACAAATGCACCTCTGGCCAGTCCTTTGAAGTCATCCTGAAGCCACCCTCCTTTGATGGGGTGCCCGAGTTCAATGCCTCCCTCCCCAGGAGGCGAGACCCATCGCTGGAAGAAATCCAGAAGAAGCTGGAAGCGgctgaggagagaaggaag TACCAGGAAGCTGAGCTCCTGAAGCACCTGGCAGAGAAGCGAGAACATGAGCGGGAGGTGATCCAAAAAGCCATTGAGGAAAACAACAACTTCATCAAGATGGCAAAGGAAAAACTGGCTCAGAAGATGGAATCCAATAAGGAGAACCGGGAGGCCCACCTTGCCGCCATGTTGGAACGGCTGCAAGAGAAG gaCAAGCACGCGGAGGAGGTGCGGAAAAACAAGGAGCTGAAGGAGGAGGCCTCCCGGTAA
- the STMN4 gene encoding stathmin-4 isoform X1 → MTLAAYKEKMKELPLVSLFCSCFLADPLNKSSYKYEGWCGRECRRKDESQRRDSTDWRERREQADTVDLNWCVISDMEVIELNKCTSGQSFEVILKPPSFDGVPEFNASLPRRRDPSLEEIQKKLEAAEERRKYQEAELLKHLAEKREHEREVIQKAIEENNNFIKMAKEKLAQKMESNKENREAHLAAMLERLQEKVSGLGSERRLLGPVLPSTASIMDTQIISGSKQPQARILLG, encoded by the exons ATGACCCTCGCAG CCTACAAAGAGAAGATGAAGGAGCTCCCGCTGGTGTCCTTGTTCTGCTCCTGTTTCCTGGCAGACCCCCTGAATAAGTCATCCTATAAATATGAAG GCTGGTGTGGGAGAGAGTGTAGGAGAAAAGATGAAAGCCAGCGGAGAGACAGTACTGactggagagaaagaagagagcagg CAGACACGGTGGACCTGAACTGGTGTGTAATTTCCGACATGGAAGTCATCGAGCTGAACAAATGCACCTCTGGCCAGTCCTTTGAAGTCATCCTGAAGCCACCCTCCTTTGATGGGGTGCCCGAGTTCAATGCCTCCCTCCCCAGGAGGCGAGACCCATCGCTGGAAGAAATCCAGAAGAAGCTGGAAGCGgctgaggagagaaggaag TACCAGGAAGCTGAGCTCCTGAAGCACCTGGCAGAGAAGCGAGAACATGAGCGGGAGGTGATCCAAAAAGCCATTGAGGAAAACAACAACTTCATCAAGATGGCAAAGGAAAAACTGGCTCAGAAGATGGAATCCAATAAGGAGAACCGGGAGGCCCACCTTGCCGCCATGTTGGAACGGCTGCAAGAGAAGGTAAGTGGCCTTGGATCAGAGAGGAGACTCTTGGGACCTGTTCTTCCTTCCACGGCAAGTATAATGGACACGCAGATCATTTCAGGGAGCAAGCAGCCTCAGGCAAGAATTCTGTTAGGCTAG